One Rhea pennata isolate bPtePen1 chromosome 3, bPtePen1.pri, whole genome shotgun sequence DNA segment encodes these proteins:
- the LOC134138913 gene encoding T-cell activation Rho GTPase-activating protein-like, giving the protein MKQWRFGSASGCAGPGAPSSRRGSGRLPHGAAPRRRLCAAGLLGLPRDTAAKALSALPPGRWGSTFLLKHRVPLSELWVLCGEDEAACGREDEEVFGLKCANSLVLVWPGDVCVVTFRRGQSKQRPRSGCGGPGGSSGSARGPAPGTSRRLRSARDTELGAPSGGSGAGGAERGRAGEPCPGLGLRRAGGAAAGSEAASPSRCRSREVKELWVSAVLGRSGGAQETRVTRLASLRFLVKVVGFYCPSALLSARTVEVLISAEAATEQCPVLAPSAPEEGLCHSPADGTKKRKRLIPWPFARRRASASGACPEQPDSGLKSPLFGQPLGSLCGEEETLPQPVQDLLAILYREGPATEGIFRKAASEKARRELKEALDKGGTVDLDSKPVHLLAVILKDFLRNIPSQLLSAALFEKWMLALEKPSRQEKIEELKEVADQLPRPNVLLLKPLLAVLHHISQNAETSRMDSSNLAICIGPNVLSPGTDSTLPLQVQMEMNDKVKALVEFLIDNCTAIFGEDLALPGSPSAEDCPEHTGSSAGHPGAAQEDASAQDKPGPEAGCDSLTSEMQQPSGRSPSGSRAYATCVSALPVPHLQSDISAMRRSISEPALSFEDPSEGSRRHQKRSRNVDSVAAVQQQVSLAREALGEQPAIEPTQLSEGAPPQMSSRRSLQSCCPAAQGSSIIPLGPAAIPSSCFRAARTI; this is encoded by the exons ATGAAGCAGTGGCGTTTTGGAAGTGCCTCTGGGTGTGCGGGGCCTGGGGCTCCTTCCTcccgccggggctcggggcggctgccccacggcgctgcCCCTCGGAGACGGCTCTGTGCTgcggggctgctggggctgccccgggACACGGCCGCCAAggctctctctgctcttcctcccgGCAGGTGGGGCTCCACCTTCCTCCTGAAGCACCGGGTGCCCCTCAGTGAGCTCTGGGTGCTGTGTGGGGAGGATGAGGCGGCGTGCGGGCGGGAAGACGAGGAGGTTTTTGGCCTGAAATGTGCCAACAGCCTCGTCCTCGTGTGGCCGGGAGACGTCTGCGTGGTCACTTTCCG GCGTGGGCAGAGCAAGCAGAGGCCCCGCTCGGGTTGCGGAGGCCCCGGCGGCAGCTCCGGGAGCGCACGAGGCCCGGCCCCCGGCACGTCCCGGCGGCTCCGCTCAGCCCGCGACACCGAGCTGGGCGCTCCGAGCGGGGGCTCTGGTGctggcggcgcggagcggggccgcgcgggcgaGCCGTGCCCGGGGCTGGGCCTCCGCAGAGCaggaggggccgcggcgggctcTGAGGCGGCTTCTCCTTCTCGCTGCAGGTCGCGGGAGGTGAAGGAGCTGTGGGTCAGCGCCGTGCTCGG GCGAAGCGGAGGAGCCCAGGAGACCCGCGTCACCCGCCTGGCCTCCCTGCGGTTCCTGGTGAAGGTCGTTGGCTTCTACTGCCCC TCGGCGTTGCTGAGCGCCCGGACCGTCGAGGTGCTGATTTCGGCGGAG GCGGCCACCGAGCAATGCCCAGTCTTGGCCCCATCGGCTCCTGAGGAGGGACTTTGCCACTCTCCTG CAGATGGGactaagaaaaggaagaggctgATCCCGTGGCCGTTCGCTCGGAGGCGAGCCTCGGCCAGTGGGGCCTGTCCAGAGCAACCAGACTCTGGCCTCAAGAGCCCCCTGTTTGGGCAGCCTCTGGGCAGTCTttgtggggaagaggagaccCTGCCCCAGCCGGTCCAG GATCTCCTGGCCATATTGTACAGGGAAGGGCCTGCCACTGAGGGGATATTCCGCAAGGCTGCCAGTGAGAAAGCGCGCAGGGAACTGAAGGAGGCCCTCGACAAAGGGGGCACCGTTGACTTGGACAGCAAACCTGTGCACCTCTTGGCTGTCATCTTGAAG GACTTCCTGCGCAATATCCCTTCCCAACTCCTGTCGGCAGCCCTGTTCGAGAAGTGGATGCTGGCTCTTGAAAAGCCAAGCAGGCAAGAAAAGATTGAAGAATTGAAAGA GGTGGCTGACCAACTGCCTCGGCCAAATGTCCTCTTGCTCAAGCCCTTGCTTGCTGTGCTCCACCACATAAGCCAGAATGCAGAGACCAGCAGGATGGACTCCAGCAACCTTGCCATCTGCATAGGGCCCAACGTGCTGAGCCCAGGCACAGACAGCACGCTGCCACTGCAAGTCCAAATGGAGATGAATGACAAG GTGAAGGCGCTGGTGGAGTTTCTTATTGACAACTGCACAGCAATATTTGGGGAGGACTTGGCCTTGCCTGGCAGCCCCTCTGCTGAAGACTGCCCTGAGCACACCGGCAGCTCCGCAG GGCACCCAGGAGCTGCTCAGGAGGATGCTTCTGCCCAAGACAAGCCAGGGCCTGAAGCTGGATGTGACTCCCTAACCTCTGAGATGCAGCAGCCCAGTGGGAGAAGCCCCAGTGGGAGCAGGGCATATGCAACATGTGTCTCTGCCCTTCCGGTGCCTCATTTGCAAAGTGACATCAGCGCAATGCGTAGGAGCATCTCAGAGCCAGCTCTGTCCTTTGAGGACCCCTCAGAGGGCAGCAGAAGGCACCAGAAACGGAGCAGGAACGTGGACAGtgttgctgctgtgcagcaaCAGGTGAGCTTGGCGAGGGAGGCACTGGGAGAGCAGCCTGCCATCGAGCCCACACAATTATCAGAGGGTGCTCCACCCCAGATGTCCTCCAGGcgctccctgcagagctgctgtcctgcTGCCCAGGGCTCCTCCATCATTCCCCTGGGACCTGCTGCCATTCCCTCTTCCTGCTTCCGGGCTGCGAGAACCATCTAA